One segment of Stappia sp. 28M-7 DNA contains the following:
- a CDS encoding cation-translocating P-type ATPase, with amino-acid sequence MRDALPASPPGATPLVHLDIGGMTCAACSARIEKVLSRKPGILRATVNLPLETAVVQTDGSVTAGDIISAVEATGYTARERSTGWQEEKRRQDETDARIRREERQTLLLLIFSALMSAPMVASMVAMPFGVMLMPPGWLQAILAGLVQVLAGRRFYVGAFKALAGGGANMDVLVVLGTTAAYGYSLVLTVMAWPQEPGHLYFEASSVILTLILFGKLLEMRAKRTTTAAIRALSELKPQIAHKISGEDIETVPVESLFPGDAILVRPGERVPVDGTVRDGASEVDEALLTGESMPVAKAAGDEVIGGTINGSGALTVEVSAVAGDSKLASIIRLVENAQNSRAPVQKLVDKVSAIFVPVVVLVALATFAGWWFSGAGLDAAIGATVAVLVIACPCALGLATPTALVAGTGAAARAGILIRDIEALETAHSVNTVVFDKTGTLTRGTPAVTDIRAFDGNQDRLLRIAASAQLPSEHPLAGAIVAAARERGLELSRPGNFRAVTGQGIIAEIADEQVLIGNRRLLENNSVDTFLVLQIFREFEAQGKTCAGVAVAGRAVGVIAMADTLRDETPAALKRLADMDIETVMLTGDTEAVARAVAAEAGIGRVIAGVAPEGKAETIADLTGAGRTVAMVGDGVNDAPALAAASVGIAMGSGTEVAMETAGVTLMRSRPDLVADAIDISRATVRKIRQNLFWAFIYNVVGIPLAALGMLTPALAGAAMALSSVSVVTNAALLRRWRAQESRK; translated from the coding sequence ATGCGTGACGCACTCCCGGCCTCGCCGCCCGGAGCCACGCCTCTCGTTCATCTCGATATCGGCGGAATGACCTGCGCGGCCTGCTCGGCACGCATCGAGAAAGTCCTGAGCCGCAAGCCCGGCATCTTGCGCGCCACCGTGAACCTGCCGCTGGAGACAGCGGTGGTCCAGACGGACGGCAGCGTGACGGCCGGAGACATCATTTCCGCGGTGGAGGCGACGGGATATACCGCCCGCGAGCGCTCCACCGGGTGGCAGGAAGAAAAGCGCCGACAGGACGAAACCGACGCCCGCATTCGCCGCGAAGAACGGCAGACGCTGCTTCTGCTGATTTTCTCCGCTCTCATGTCGGCCCCGATGGTCGCTTCGATGGTGGCAATGCCCTTCGGCGTCATGCTGATGCCCCCGGGCTGGCTGCAGGCCATTCTGGCGGGTCTGGTGCAGGTTCTGGCCGGGCGCCGCTTCTATGTGGGCGCCTTCAAGGCACTGGCCGGCGGCGGCGCCAACATGGACGTGCTGGTGGTCCTCGGCACGACCGCGGCCTATGGCTACAGCCTTGTCCTAACCGTGATGGCCTGGCCGCAGGAGCCCGGACATCTCTATTTCGAGGCCTCTTCGGTCATCCTGACGCTGATCCTGTTCGGCAAGCTGCTGGAAATGCGCGCAAAGCGCACCACCACGGCCGCCATCCGGGCCTTGAGCGAGTTGAAGCCCCAGATCGCCCACAAGATCTCGGGCGAGGATATCGAGACCGTGCCGGTCGAGAGCCTGTTTCCGGGCGACGCCATTCTCGTGCGCCCCGGCGAGCGTGTGCCGGTAGACGGCACCGTGCGCGACGGCGCCAGCGAGGTGGACGAAGCGCTTCTGACCGGCGAAAGCATGCCGGTCGCCAAGGCCGCCGGTGACGAGGTCATCGGCGGGACGATCAACGGATCGGGCGCTCTGACCGTCGAGGTCAGCGCCGTTGCGGGCGACAGCAAGCTCGCCTCGATCATCCGCCTCGTCGAGAATGCGCAGAACTCCCGTGCGCCAGTGCAGAAACTGGTGGACAAGGTCTCCGCGATCTTCGTGCCCGTCGTCGTCCTGGTGGCGCTGGCCACTTTCGCGGGCTGGTGGTTCTCGGGCGCCGGTCTCGATGCCGCCATTGGTGCCACAGTCGCCGTTCTGGTGATCGCCTGTCCCTGTGCGCTCGGCCTTGCGACCCCGACGGCACTGGTCGCCGGAACCGGGGCGGCGGCACGCGCCGGCATCCTGATCCGGGACATTGAGGCTCTCGAAACCGCGCATTCGGTAAACACGGTCGTGTTCGACAAGACCGGCACGCTTACCCGCGGCACCCCCGCAGTCACGGACATCCGTGCCTTCGACGGCAACCAGGATCGCCTGCTGCGCATCGCCGCCAGCGCCCAGCTTCCCAGCGAGCATCCGCTGGCGGGCGCCATCGTCGCAGCCGCACGCGAGCGCGGCCTCGAACTGTCGCGACCCGGAAACTTCCGAGCCGTTACCGGCCAGGGCATCATTGCGGAAATCGCCGATGAACAGGTCCTGATCGGCAACCGCCGGCTGCTGGAAAACAACTCGGTCGACACGTTCCTCGTGCTGCAGATCTTCCGTGAGTTCGAAGCACAGGGAAAGACCTGCGCAGGCGTTGCGGTTGCCGGCCGGGCTGTCGGCGTGATCGCGATGGCCGACACCTTGCGCGATGAGACCCCCGCCGCCCTGAAGCGCCTTGCCGACATGGACATCGAGACGGTGATGCTCACCGGCGACACGGAAGCCGTGGCACGAGCCGTCGCCGCCGAGGCCGGCATCGGCCGGGTGATCGCCGGTGTCGCACCTGAAGGAAAGGCGGAGACCATCGCCGACCTCACGGGAGCCGGCCGGACCGTCGCCATGGTCGGCGACGGGGTGAACGATGCGCCCGCGCTCGCTGCGGCCAGCGTCGGCATTGCCATGGGCAGCGGCACGGAAGTAGCCATGGAAACGGCGGGCGTCACCTTGATGCGCTCCCGCCCCGATCTCGTCGCCGACGCGATCGACATTTCCCGCGCCACGGTTCGCAAGATCCGCCAGAACCTCTTCTGGGCCTTCATCTACAATGTTGTGGGGATCCCGCTTGCCGCGCTCGGCATGCTGACGCCGGCCCTTGCGGGAGCGGCCATGGCCCTGTCGTCGGTCTCCGTCGTCACCAACGCGGCTCTCCTGCGCCGCTGGCGGGCGCAGGAGAGCCGGAAATGA
- a CDS encoding IlvD/Edd family dehydratase translates to MTARDPKRLRSRAWFDNPDDPGMTALYIERYLNYGLTREELQSGKPIIGIAQTGSDLSPCNRHHIELAKRVREGIREAGGICFEFPVHPIQETGKRPTASLDRNLAYLGLVELLYGYPIDGVVLTIGCDKTTPACLMAAATVNIPAIALSVGPMLNGWHRGERTGSGTIVWKAREMLAAGEIDYAGFMDLVASSAPSVGYCNTMGTATTMNSLAEALGMQLPGGAAIPATYRERAQIAYQTGLRIVDMVWEDLKPSDIMTREAFENAIVVNSAIGGSTNAPIHLNAVARHLGVPLDNDDWQRLGHDVPLIVNMQPAGEYLGEDYHHAGGVPAVIGELMKADRLPHPQALTVNGKSLGDNCSTVENLDTRVIRPVSDPLVDKAGFLNLKGNLFDSAIMKTSVISKEFRDRYLSNPDDPDAFEGRAIVFEGPEDYHHRIDDPELEIDETCLLFIRGTGPIGYPGGAEVVNMQPPTALIKRGIHAMPCIGDGRQSGTSGSASILNASPEAAAGGGLALLRTGDRVRIDLRACTANILIPDEKLEQRRAELAAAGGFAIPDHQTPWQEIQRGIVDQFDKGMVLKPAVAYRDIAASKGLPRNNH, encoded by the coding sequence ATGACCGCGAGAGACCCCAAACGCCTTCGTTCACGCGCCTGGTTCGACAATCCCGACGATCCGGGCATGACAGCGCTCTATATCGAACGCTATCTGAACTACGGGCTGACGCGGGAGGAACTGCAGTCCGGCAAGCCGATCATCGGCATTGCCCAGACGGGTTCCGATCTCTCGCCATGCAACCGCCACCACATCGAGCTGGCCAAGCGGGTGCGTGAAGGCATCCGCGAGGCCGGTGGCATCTGCTTCGAGTTCCCGGTTCATCCGATCCAGGAAACCGGCAAGCGGCCGACAGCCTCGCTCGACCGCAATCTGGCCTATCTCGGTCTGGTGGAGCTGCTCTACGGCTACCCCATCGACGGCGTGGTCCTGACCATCGGCTGCGACAAGACCACCCCTGCCTGCCTGATGGCGGCGGCGACCGTCAACATTCCGGCCATTGCCCTGTCGGTCGGGCCGATGCTCAACGGCTGGCACCGGGGCGAGCGGACCGGCTCCGGCACCATCGTCTGGAAGGCGCGCGAGATGCTCGCCGCCGGCGAGATCGACTATGCCGGCTTCATGGATCTCGTCGCCTCGTCGGCTCCCTCGGTCGGCTATTGCAACACGATGGGCACGGCGACGACTATGAACTCGCTCGCCGAAGCTCTGGGCATGCAGCTGCCGGGAGGCGCGGCCATTCCCGCCACCTACCGTGAGCGCGCGCAGATCGCCTACCAGACAGGCCTCAGGATCGTCGACATGGTCTGGGAAGACCTCAAGCCCTCCGACATCATGACCCGCGAGGCTTTCGAGAACGCCATCGTCGTCAACTCGGCCATCGGCGGCTCGACCAACGCGCCGATCCATCTGAATGCGGTCGCCCGGCATCTCGGGGTGCCGCTCGACAACGACGACTGGCAGCGTCTCGGCCACGACGTTCCGCTGATCGTCAACATGCAGCCGGCCGGCGAATATCTCGGCGAGGACTATCACCATGCCGGCGGCGTGCCGGCAGTCATCGGCGAGCTGATGAAGGCAGACCGTCTGCCCCATCCGCAGGCGCTGACCGTCAACGGCAAGAGCCTCGGCGACAACTGCAGCACCGTGGAGAACCTGGATACGCGGGTGATCCGGCCAGTGAGCGACCCCTTGGTCGACAAGGCCGGCTTCCTGAACCTGAAGGGTAACCTATTCGACAGCGCCATCATGAAGACGAGCGTGATCTCGAAGGAGTTCCGCGACCGCTACCTGTCCAACCCGGACGATCCGGACGCCTTCGAAGGTCGCGCCATCGTCTTCGAAGGGCCGGAGGACTATCACCATCGCATCGACGATCCGGAGCTGGAGATCGACGAGACCTGCCTGCTGTTCATTCGCGGCACCGGTCCGATCGGCTATCCGGGCGGCGCGGAGGTGGTCAACATGCAGCCCCCTACGGCCCTCATCAAACGCGGCATCCACGCCATGCCCTGTATCGGCGACGGACGCCAGTCCGGTACCTCCGGTTCGGCCTCGATCCTCAACGCCTCGCCGGAGGCAGCGGCTGGGGGCGGCCTCGCCCTGCTGAGGACCGGCGACCGGGTCCGCATCGACCTCAGGGCCTGCACGGCCAATATCCTGATCCCGGACGAGAAGCTGGAGCAGCGACGGGCGGAGCTCGCGGCTGCCGGCGGTTTCGCGATCCCGGATCACCAGACGCCCTGGCAGGAAATCCAGCGTGGCATCGTCGATCAGTTCGACAAGGGCATGGTGCTGAAACCGGCTGTCGCCTATCGCGATATCGCCGCCTCCAAGGGATTGCCGAGAAACAACCACTAA
- a CDS encoding SCP2 sterol-binding domain-containing protein: MTMDELTKAVRGKVAGGGISDSVKFDCGDAGVIYVEGSNVSNEDKDADCTISISQENLADLLAGELNPTTAFMTGKIKVAGDMGVAMKLGSIV, encoded by the coding sequence ATGACGATGGATGAACTGACCAAGGCCGTACGCGGCAAGGTGGCCGGCGGCGGCATCTCCGACAGCGTGAAGTTCGACTGCGGCGATGCGGGCGTCATCTATGTCGAGGGCTCCAACGTCTCCAACGAGGACAAGGACGCCGACTGCACGATCTCGATCTCGCAGGAGAACCTGGCGGATCTGCTGGCCGGAGAGCTCAATCCGACCACGGCCTTCATGACCGGCAAGATCAAGGTCGCCGGCGACATGGGCGTCGCCATGAAGCTCGGCAGCATCGTCTGA
- a CDS encoding TRAP transporter large permease — MEAGVLFIMVLGLLFLGVPIAIALGLSSVLTIAFFSQDSMSSVALQLFTASQNYTLLAIPFFILASAFMSTGGVARRIIRFAIACVGHLRGGMAIAAVFSCMLFAALSGSSPATVVAIGTIAIAGMRQVGYTKEFAAGVIANAGTLGILIPPSIVMVVYAAATDVSVGRMFLAGVIPGLVAGLMLMLAIYVNARIKNMPKQPFGGLGEVASAAGEAGFGLLLIVIILGGIYGGIFTPTEAAAVAAVYSFLIAIFIYRDMGPLKGVPMRKDGETLGAAILRNVWLTVVYFLPGCVHSDTRKVLVDASKTTVMLMFIIVNALLFAHTLTAERIPQAITDWMIGAGFTWFTFLIAVNILLLIGGQFMEPSGLLLIVAPVVFPIGMALGVDPIHLGIIMVVNMEIGMITPPIGLNLFVTSGITGMSLVQVVRAAAPFVLILFIFLILVTYVPALSTWLPYSLMGPELVTRTG; from the coding sequence ATGGAAGCCGGTGTTCTCTTCATCATGGTGCTCGGGCTGCTGTTCCTCGGCGTCCCGATCGCGATCGCGCTGGGCTTGTCCAGCGTCCTGACGATCGCCTTCTTCTCTCAGGACTCGATGTCCTCGGTCGCTCTGCAGCTGTTCACGGCCTCGCAGAACTACACGCTTCTGGCGATCCCCTTCTTCATTCTCGCCTCTGCCTTCATGTCGACGGGCGGCGTCGCCCGGCGCATCATTCGCTTCGCCATCGCCTGCGTCGGTCATCTGCGCGGCGGCATGGCGATCGCGGCCGTCTTCTCGTGCATGCTCTTTGCGGCGCTGTCCGGCTCCTCGCCGGCGACCGTGGTCGCGATCGGCACCATCGCGATCGCCGGCATGCGGCAGGTCGGCTACACGAAAGAGTTCGCTGCAGGCGTCATCGCCAATGCGGGCACGCTCGGCATCCTCATCCCGCCGTCCATCGTCATGGTGGTCTATGCCGCAGCGACGGACGTGTCGGTCGGCCGCATGTTCCTTGCCGGCGTCATTCCGGGTCTTGTGGCCGGCCTGATGCTGATGTTGGCGATCTACGTGAACGCACGCATCAAGAACATGCCCAAGCAGCCGTTCGGCGGTCTGGGCGAGGTCGCCTCGGCGGCCGGCGAAGCGGGCTTCGGCCTGCTGCTGATCGTCATCATTCTCGGCGGCATCTACGGCGGCATCTTCACGCCGACGGAGGCGGCCGCGGTGGCCGCGGTCTACTCGTTCCTGATCGCCATCTTCATCTATCGCGACATGGGACCGCTCAAGGGCGTTCCCATGCGCAAGGATGGCGAGACGCTGGGGGCGGCGATCCTGCGCAACGTGTGGTTGACCGTGGTTTATTTCCTGCCCGGTTGCGTTCACAGCGACACACGCAAGGTGCTGGTCGACGCATCGAAGACGACGGTGATGCTGATGTTCATCATCGTCAACGCGCTGCTCTTCGCCCACACCCTGACGGCCGAGCGCATTCCGCAGGCGATCACCGACTGGATGATCGGTGCGGGCTTCACCTGGTTCACCTTCCTGATCGCCGTGAACATCCTGCTGCTGATCGGCGGCCAGTTCATGGAGCCGTCGGGCCTGCTGCTGATCGTCGCTCCGGTGGTGTTCCCCATCGGCATGGCGCTCGGCGTCGACCCGATCCATCTCGGCATCATCATGGTGGTGAACATGGAGATCGGCATGATCACGCCGCCCATCGGCCTCAACCTGTTCGTGACATCAGGCATAACCGGCATGAGCCTCGTTCAGGTGGTGCGGGCGGCAGCACCCTTCGTGCTGATCCTGTTCATCTTCCTGATCCTGGTGACCTATGTGCCGGCACTGTCGACCTGGCTGCCCTATTCGCTGATGGGGCCGGAGCTGGTCACCCGAACGGGCTGA
- a CDS encoding TRAP transporter small permease, with protein MQRVDNWVTRFEENVIALLLAAMTIVTFTQVVARYGFNSGWTGALELTRILFAWLILFGMSYGVKMGTHLGVDAVIRLFPAPIFRILAIFGALCGVAYAVILLHSDWLQWFGISTRGGAIDYWSRMHRIGIGLDDLRYPELVQEMFGTQERVQRWIAYLILPVGLALFAFRCAQAAWQIFTGKREMMIAAHEAEELVAENKNVLKD; from the coding sequence ACGCGTCGACAACTGGGTCACGCGCTTCGAGGAGAACGTGATCGCACTTCTGCTCGCGGCGATGACCATCGTGACCTTCACTCAGGTGGTTGCCCGCTACGGCTTCAACTCCGGCTGGACCGGAGCACTCGAACTCACCCGCATTCTCTTTGCCTGGCTGATCCTGTTCGGCATGAGCTACGGGGTGAAGATGGGCACGCATCTGGGCGTCGATGCGGTCATTCGCCTGTTCCCGGCGCCGATCTTCCGCATTCTTGCGATTTTCGGCGCTCTTTGCGGTGTGGCCTATGCGGTCATCCTGCTGCATTCCGACTGGCTGCAATGGTTCGGCATCAGCACGCGGGGCGGCGCCATCGACTACTGGTCGCGCATGCATCGCATCGGCATCGGCCTTGATGACCTGCGCTATCCGGAGCTGGTGCAGGAGATGTTCGGTACCCAGGAGCGCGTTCAGCGCTGGATCGCCTATCTGATCCTGCCCGTGGGACTGGCCCTCTTCGCATTCCGCTGCGCCCAGGCGGCCTGGCAGATCTTCACCGGCAAGCGCGAGATGATGATCGCAGCGCACGAAGCGGAAGAGCTCGTTGCCGAAAACAAAAACGTGCTGAAGGACTGA